GCACCGATGGAAGTTGCAAATGGGttgtggagggtggagggtggagggTGATGCAAAAAATGCTGCTGGTTGTGTTGGGTATATTGGTGTTGGGTGAAGGTCAAGATTTTAGTTCTTGTCCTTCCAGTTATTTATATTTGGGGTGTGATGAATGTATTTTGATATCctggctgggtgtccagtgtgctcctgttcctttaagggggattgggctgcctccagggtCACCTGCCCCTCATTTATCCATTCCATGCAtgcgcttccactgtggagacacttataaatttgtagtgttaggactgcgagcaacacagggtgccgtgatgaggccttgcagctttcacatgtgtttgcaaatgtgtccTAACTAAACCCCGGCTTTTAACAGatgtttttatttaaggtacttctaaaGCGCTGTCActctatgcagcgctttacatatacattgtacattcacatcagtccctgccctcaaggagcttacaatctaaggtccctaaatcacattcatatactggggacaatttagatagaagccatttaacctaccagcatgttgttAGAcaagttaatttggttggtcagcagactggttggtgagttgagctatggaattttTTGTTTTGATATCCTGGCACAGAGCTGGGTCTACCTTCCTGGGTATTCTTAGTATACGGTGTATATACACTCTTAGTGACTTCTTATTtccacgtcacacacacacacttttttttttttttttttttttttttttttttttttttgtgattatattaatcattttctgtgcagttttatAAATCTAATGGTCCAATTCTGAGATGTGACATGTCCGGTCCCTCTGGGTTACTCCATTGTGGCAGATCATTACTTCTCTCCATGCAGGATGGAAGGTGGGGGTGGGGTAGGGGGGATACTCCAGACAGATCAGATATTTGATGTACACATGATGACAAACTAACATGCTGACCAGAATTCATTTCATACTGTACATGCCAAGTACATAATTATTACTAAACATGAATGCTGGGCAGGCCTTATGCCGGTCAGTAATTGGCGCTGTCTGGCGATAGGACTATAACTTGTATAAATATCTGGGCAGCTGGCATACATGATATGAACATTTTAAGAGAAAATGTATATATTGTCAGTCATTGTTCTGTCATTAGAAGACATTTGTGATCTGCTGAGGATGTCTgagctccctccccccctcccccacacaaaggaTCCAACAAAGTGCTGCGACCCACGAAAATCCCAAATGTATCCTGAGTACAGTAATTGTAACCATGAGATGTCTCTCCTCTCTTTTATAAAGGGTGtatagatctccccccccccctctcttttataCAGGGTGTAATTCTCTCCTTTTCTCCCATACAGACTTTTTCCTTGAATAACTTCGTCTTCAAACCCGGGCACAGTGTGGAGGTGGAGGGATTCATTCCGAAGGACTGTAAAATGTAGGTGAAGATTCTATCCTAGTTTTCTCATTATACAATATACATCTGCTCTCTGTATGATACAGTATTTTGACAAAAGTAGAAAAGTGTTCTCTGTGTACAATTCATCCTACTGACCCCTCACTGGGAATTTGGGGCGTGCGGTCCCTCAAATACCCGACATCAGATTGTTTTTCTCAGAGCAAATTTAGCTCAAACATTTGTTCTTCTACATTGTGACAAAATGTTAAGTCTGACAAGTTTTATCCAGGATATCAGTCATCATCTGAAATATGACAACTGACATACATTGTTGTCTTTTTCTCCTCATGGACCCCACTAAAGATGTCGCCAAAATTTACAGTAGAAAGCACTTTGTCACTATCACCTACCTAGTTAGAGCTCCAACACCCTTGGAATGGCTACGGAGTGAAAGGGCACAAATTGGTGACTtctcagctcctccatctcccagcagtgactcaacgACTCGGCTCCCCTTCCCAGCTTTACCTTGTTAGTTCAGCTCCCCTTCTCCCTCCCACAGATGGGACTTGACATTCTCAGCAGTAGCTCAGCTCCCCCTGTTCCCTTTCCTAGAAGTTGCTcaggtcactctgctccctccacaGTGATCACCCTTCTCTCTCAGTAGTAGGATAGAAGAGCTGAGACCAGACATGAATTACTTCATTGTGACACTTCAGGAtgaattgttccacagtggctacaactagaaatgtcagtgaggGATTGTCTTAAAGCTtacttactgcttgttaagaatatgtaaatgctTGTATGTCCATATCCAGACTGCAGGATCACTTTAGGTATTTTATTGGTATGGGGACATGTATTACCAGGACCCCATTTGTGTAGAATGGTTTATTTGTTAAAGCAAACCCTTTAGGTCTCCAAAAACTTTAGCTGAAATGTATGTAAAGTTTGCTATCATGATGGATTAAAAATAACAGAAGTACCTCTGATACCCATGGGAGGACCACTGGTGAATGACTCCAGTACTATATCCAACAAGGTCAGCTGAGCAGACTTTTTGTTTCTGTCTTTTTTAGGTTTGTCATAAACTTTGGAAAAGATGAAAATAATTTAGTTTTACACTTTGAACCTCGATTTGACTTCTCTGTGGACAAGCACACGATAGTCCTGAACTCGAGGGTGGACGGTGTCTGGGGACCAGAGCAGAGGGAAAGCTTCTTCCCCTTCCAGGAGGGGACAGACACCACGGTAAGTCTATGCTGGGAGGGGCTGACTAATGTTGGATGGGGCAATGTGGCATCACTGTTAATATTGGACACAGAATATCTCTCTGAATGATGCGATGGCTTCAGTGAAGGTTATATAGACTTTGCTATGATGAGAACCTCCCACATGGGAAGATCCAAAGAATTTCATCATGCTGCCATTGTGTGCTACTGCCTAGTGAATTGTTGCTGTTAGTCAGATCACTCATTGTCAGAAATATCGGCTTACAAAAATTTCCGTTTCATATCTGTTTTGTGCATGTATGTGTTCTTCCTTTAATCAGGTTACAATGTAACATTTTCAAGAACGGGGATCAGGAAATCCCTGATATGGAATGTCActatagtgcagtggttctcaactcctttcctcaggacccactaacaggccaggttttatgtgaTACCTTacatcatctgtgatgtattttggttatcttgcaaacctggcctgttggtgggtactgagtagggatgagccgaacacccccctgttcggttcgcaccagaacatgcgaacaggaaaaaagtttgttggaacaccattaaagtctatgggacatgaataatcaaaagtgctaattttaaaggcttatatgcaagttattgtcaaagtgtttggggacctgggtcctgccccaggggacatggatcaatgcaaaaagagttttaaaaacggacgtttttttgggagcagtgattttaatgcttaaagtgaaacaaaagtgtaatatccctttaaatttcgtacctgggggggtgtctatagtatgcctgtaaaggggcgcatgtttcccatatttagaacagtctgacagcaaaatgacatttcaagggggaaaaaagtaatttaaaactactcgcagctattaatgcattgccggtccaacaatgcacataaaagttcattgataaaaatggcatgggaattccccacaggggaaccctgaaccaaaattaaaaaaaaaaaacaaaacaaaaaaaagacgtggggggtccacctaaattctataccaggcccttcaggtctggtataaatattaaggggaaccccggccaaaataaaaaaagtgtggggtccccccaaaaatcaattaggacccttatccgagcacgcaacctggcaggctgcagcaaaagagggggacaagagcgcccccccctcctgaaccgtaccaggccacatgccctcaacattgggagggtgctttggggcagccccccaaaacaccttgtccccatgttgatgaggacaagggcctcatccccacaaccctggc
This portion of the Aquarana catesbeiana isolate 2022-GZ linkage group LG07, ASM4218655v1, whole genome shotgun sequence genome encodes:
- the LOC141102510 gene encoding galectin-1-like; this translates as MKNTGHDLQLTGGKFQTHLRKEYFTERTFSLNNFVFKPGHSVEVEGFIPKDCKMFVINFGKDENNLVLHFEPRFDFSVDKHTIVLNSRVDGVWGPEQRESFFPFQEGTDTTAGFQFEEDKIIIELNHLKPLTFSARFPIEEISYLSVKELQAKSITLK